Proteins encoded by one window of Ignavibacteriales bacterium:
- a CDS encoding VWA domain-containing protein, producing the protein MFTDTHFAYSWMFYFLLLLPLLAFWYWKTGRNKSTSVTFSSLKILKGFPPTLRERLRHLIFVLRLLALAFLIVAMARPQSFSSGENIYTEGIDIAMLLDISSSMLAEDFHPNRIGAAKNVIDDFIQGRVSDKIGLVIFARESFTQCPLTIDYPVLRGLLKDIKSGMIEDGTAIGNAIANGVNRLKDSKAKSKVIILLTDGVNNAGEVDPLTAAQIAKTFGIRVYAIGVGTIGEAPYPFQTPYGIRYQMVPVEIDEGVLKQIASITNGKYFRATNNKKLEDIYKEIDKMEKTKVEITSYRNAKELFYGWLGAGIFFLFLEMGLSRTVFRKIP; encoded by the coding sequence ATGTTCACTGACACTCACTTTGCTTATTCATGGATGTTTTATTTTCTTCTGCTCCTTCCACTGCTAGCTTTTTGGTATTGGAAAACTGGCAGGAATAAATCAACCTCAGTAACTTTTTCATCATTAAAAATCTTAAAGGGATTTCCACCAACTCTGCGGGAGCGGTTACGACATTTAATTTTTGTTCTTCGATTGCTCGCTTTAGCTTTTTTAATCGTTGCTATGGCAAGACCACAAAGTTTTTCTTCGGGCGAAAATATTTATACAGAGGGAATTGATATTGCAATGCTGCTTGATATTTCCAGCAGTATGCTCGCAGAAGATTTTCATCCTAACAGGATTGGCGCTGCAAAAAATGTAATTGATGATTTCATACAGGGCAGGGTTAGTGATAAAATCGGATTGGTAATTTTTGCCCGTGAGAGTTTTACTCAATGCCCACTTACAATCGACTACCCTGTGCTTAGGGGATTGTTGAAAGATATTAAAAGCGGTATGATTGAAGATGGAACAGCTATTGGGAACGCAATTGCAAACGGTGTTAACAGGTTAAAGGATAGTAAGGCTAAAAGCAAAGTAATCATTCTTTTAACAGATGGCGTGAACAACGCTGGTGAAGTGGATCCGTTAACAGCAGCACAAATTGCCAAAACTTTTGGAATACGTGTATACGCAATCGGTGTGGGAACAATTGGTGAAGCGCCATATCCTTTCCAAACACCTTACGGAATTCGATATCAAATGGTTCCGGTTGAAATTGATGAAGGAGTTCTTAAACAAATTGCATCAATTACTAATGGAAAATATTTCCGTGCTACCAATAATAAAAAGCTTGAAGATATTTATAAAGAAATTGATAAGATGGAAAAAACAAAAGTTGAAATTACTTCATACAGAAATGCTAAAGAACTTTTTTATGGCTGGCTCGGTGCTGGTATATTTTTTCTTTTCCTGGAAATGGGATTATCGAGAACAGTTTTTAGAAAAATTCCATAG